One Mauremys mutica isolate MM-2020 ecotype Southern chromosome 9, ASM2049712v1, whole genome shotgun sequence DNA segment encodes these proteins:
- the LOC123376966 gene encoding cytochrome P450 2K1-like isoform X2, which translates to MLVISEVLVALLISLFVVQFLKLKWACSRLPPGPTPLPLIGTIWQMDFKRQHEILIKLAQIYGNIFTLWIGHIPVIILNGFTAVKDSLTVHSEDVSGRPATPFFQKMAGGKGIIFTSGHTWKQQRRFGLMTLRNLGLGKKGLEHRIQEEARQLLEYFMNERGDPLDPSFPIVHSVSNVIAAVVFGHRFSIEDKDFHQLIENNNYLTKQGSSISELLYDIFSWLMDHLPGTHQKIFHCHEFLRSFARKEVRSHQERGSPDEPQDFIDFYLAQIDKAQKPQLPPCAGQCLIWWLTQTSKGTIILPNLISALLDPEHWETPRQFNPNHFLDQDGNFVNKEAFLAFSAGHRVCLGEQLARTELFIFFTNLLRAFTFRLPEGVKEINTESMLGGFLQPHPYKICAVPR; encoded by the exons ATGTTGGTGATCAGCGAGGTTTTAGTAGCTCTGCTCATCTCTCTCTTTGTTGTGCAATTTCTGAAACTGAAGTGGGCATGTAGCCGGCTTCCTCCTGGaccaactcccctccccctcatcgGCACCATATGGCAGATGGATTTCAAACGCCAGCACGAGATTCTCATTAAG TTGGCACAGATTTACGGGAACATCTTCACCTTGTGGATTGGACATATTCCTGTCATCATACTGAatggattcacagctgtgaaggATAGCCTGACTGTCCACTCTGAAGACGTCTCTGGCCGGCCAGCAACCCCTTTTTTTCAGAAAATGGCCGGAGGAAAGG GTATTATTTTCACAAGTGGTCACACCTGGAAGCAGCAGAGACGCTTTGGGCTGATGACCCTGCGGAACCTGGGACTGGGCAAGAAAGGCCTGGAGCACCGAATCCAAGAGGAGGCTCGTCAGCTGCTCGAGTACTTTATGAATGAGAGAG GAGATCCCCTGGATCCTTCTTTCCCCATCGTCCATTCAGTCTCAAACGTGATTGCGGCGGTGGTGTTTGGACATCGCTTTTCCATTGAGGACAAAGATTTCCACCAGCTGATTGAAAACAATAATTACTTGACCAAACAAGGGAGCAGCATCAGCGAGCTC CTGTATGATATTTTCTCCTGGCTCATGGATCATCTCCCAGGCACTCACCAGAAGATATTCCATTGCCATGAGTTTCTCCGGTCTTTTGCAAGGAAGGAGGTCAGAAGCCACCAAGAGCGTGGGTCACCAGACGAACCACAAGATTTCATTGATTTCTACCTGGCTCAGATAGACAAA GCACAGAAACCACAGCTACCACCATGCGCTGGGCAGTGCTTAATATGGTGGCTTACCCAGACATCCAAG GGCACCATTATTCTCCCAAACTTAATCTCTGCCTTGCTTGACCCAGAACACTGGGAGACACCTCGACAGTTCAACCCAAATCACTTCCTGGATCAGGATGGAAATTTTGTGAACAAAGAAGCTTTCTTAGCATTCTCAGCAG GGCAccgtgtgtgtttgggggagcAGCTGGCAAGGACTGAGCTCTTCATCTTCTTCACCAACCTGCTGCGGGCGTTCACCTTCAGGCTgccggagggagtgaaggaaaTCAACACCGAGTCCATGCTGGGGGGTTTCTTGCAGCCTCATCCCTATAAGATCTGTGCTGTTCCTCGCTAG
- the LOC123376966 gene encoding cytochrome P450 2J4-like isoform X1: MLVISEVLVALLISLFVVQFLKLKWACSRLPPGPTPLPLIGTIWQMDFKRQHEILIKLAQIYGNIFTLWIGHIPVIILNGFTAVKDSLTVHSEDVSGRPATPFFQKMAGGKGIIFTSGHTWKQQRRFGLMTLRNLGLGKKGLEHRIQEEARQLLEYFMNERGDPLDPSFPIVHSVSNVIAAVVFGHRFSIEDKDFHQLIENNNYLTKQGSSISELLYDIFSWLMDHLPGTHQKIFHCHEFLRSFARKEVRSHQERGSPDEPQDFIDFYLAQIDKSKADPHSTFDEDNLVQTIFELFFAGTETTATTMRWAVLNMVAYPDIQERVQKELDAVLGPSQLICYEDRKNLPYSYAVIHEIQRHSSIIAVGIPRECVKDTVLQGFPVEKGTIILPNLISALLDPEHWETPRQFNPNHFLDQDGNFVNKEAFLAFSAGHRVCLGEQLARTELFIFFTNLLRAFTFRLPEGVKEINTESMLGGFLQPHPYKICAVPR; this comes from the exons ATGTTGGTGATCAGCGAGGTTTTAGTAGCTCTGCTCATCTCTCTCTTTGTTGTGCAATTTCTGAAACTGAAGTGGGCATGTAGCCGGCTTCCTCCTGGaccaactcccctccccctcatcgGCACCATATGGCAGATGGATTTCAAACGCCAGCACGAGATTCTCATTAAG TTGGCACAGATTTACGGGAACATCTTCACCTTGTGGATTGGACATATTCCTGTCATCATACTGAatggattcacagctgtgaaggATAGCCTGACTGTCCACTCTGAAGACGTCTCTGGCCGGCCAGCAACCCCTTTTTTTCAGAAAATGGCCGGAGGAAAGG GTATTATTTTCACAAGTGGTCACACCTGGAAGCAGCAGAGACGCTTTGGGCTGATGACCCTGCGGAACCTGGGACTGGGCAAGAAAGGCCTGGAGCACCGAATCCAAGAGGAGGCTCGTCAGCTGCTCGAGTACTTTATGAATGAGAGAG GAGATCCCCTGGATCCTTCTTTCCCCATCGTCCATTCAGTCTCAAACGTGATTGCGGCGGTGGTGTTTGGACATCGCTTTTCCATTGAGGACAAAGATTTCCACCAGCTGATTGAAAACAATAATTACTTGACCAAACAAGGGAGCAGCATCAGCGAGCTC CTGTATGATATTTTCTCCTGGCTCATGGATCATCTCCCAGGCACTCACCAGAAGATATTCCATTGCCATGAGTTTCTCCGGTCTTTTGCAAGGAAGGAGGTCAGAAGCCACCAAGAGCGTGGGTCACCAGACGAACCACAAGATTTCATTGATTTCTACCTGGCTCAGATAGACAAA AGCAAAGCTGACCCTCATTCGACCTTTGATGAAGACAACCTGGTCCAGACTATTTTTGAACTTTTCTTCGCAGGCACAGAAACCACAGCTACCACCATGCGCTGGGCAGTGCTTAATATGGTGGCTTACCCAGACATCCAAG AGAGAGTCCAGAAGGAGCTGGATGCTGTGCTGGGTCCCTCCCAATTAATCTGCTACGAGGATCGGAAGAACCTGCCCTACAGCTATGCCGTGATCCATGAGATCCAGCGCCACAGCAGCATCATTGCAGTGGGAATTCCCAGAGAATGTGTAAAAGACACAGTGCTGCAGGGCTTTCCCGTTGAGAAG GGCACCATTATTCTCCCAAACTTAATCTCTGCCTTGCTTGACCCAGAACACTGGGAGACACCTCGACAGTTCAACCCAAATCACTTCCTGGATCAGGATGGAAATTTTGTGAACAAAGAAGCTTTCTTAGCATTCTCAGCAG GGCAccgtgtgtgtttgggggagcAGCTGGCAAGGACTGAGCTCTTCATCTTCTTCACCAACCTGCTGCGGGCGTTCACCTTCAGGCTgccggagggagtgaaggaaaTCAACACCGAGTCCATGCTGGGGGGTTTCTTGCAGCCTCATCCCTATAAGATCTGTGCTGTTCCTCGCTAG